The Caulobacter sp. FWC2 region TGTCGCGGCCGTAGATGTGACGATCGCCCCACTCGGCCATGGTCAGCAGCACGGGCGACAGGGCCAGGCCCTTGTGGGTCAGCCAGTATTCGTGGCGCGGCGGACGCTCGGAATAGCGGCGGGTTTCCATGACGCCGTGGGCGACCAGGGTCTTCAGCCGCGCCGCCAGGACGTTACGGGCCACGCCCAGCCGTTCCTGCCACTGCTCGAAGCGTTTCACCCCGGCGAAGGCGTCGCGCAGGATCAGCAAAGTCCACGGGTCGCCCACCACTTCCAGCGTGGCGGCGACCGAGCATCGTTCGTTCGTATAGTCAGCAGTGCGGCCCATTTCGTGAAGTTGAGACGTTCCGCGAGGGAAAGCAAGAGAGCGTTGCGTTTGAATATGAACCATAGTAGGTTTTTTATCGCAATTGACTATCTCGGTTATTGCACGACTGGCGAGGCGCGGCGGTCTCGGTCGACAGCGCCTCGCCCCTTTCCCATCGCATCCTCGCAACCCACTTGCGCATGATGAGGCGATGAAGGCCTATCTCGCCTCAAATACGTCTTCAGGGAGCTAAACCATGTCCGCGTCCGATCCCGTCGTCATCGTCGCCTATGCCCGGACGCCCATGGGCGGCTTCCAGGGCGCCCTGGGCGGGGTGAAAGCCACCGAACTGGGCGCGACGGCGGTCAAGGCCGCGATTGAGCGGGCTGGCGTCGCGGGCGACAAGGTCGAGCAGATCTTCATGGGCTGCGTGCTGCCCGCCGGCCTTGGCCAAGCGCCCGCCCGCCAGGCGGCGCTGGGCGCGGGGCTTCCCCTTTCCGTGGAGGCGACCACCGTCAACAAGATGTGCGGCAGCGGCATGCAGGCCGCGATCATGGCCCACGACGCCCTCAAGGCCGGCTCGGTCGACGTCGTGGTGGCCGGCGGCATGGAGAGCATGACCGGCGCGCCCTACCTGATGTCCAAGCACCGCGGCGGGGCCCGCATCGGCCACGATCAGCTGTGGGACAGCATGTACCTGGACGGGCTGGAGGACGCCTACACCCCCGGCAAGCTGATGGGCGCCTTCGCCGAGGATACCGCCGCCCAGTACCAGTTCACCCGCGAGGCCATGGACGACTACGCGACCAAGGGCCTGATGAAGGCCAAGGCCGCCGTCGAGAGCGGGGCCTTCAAGGCCGAGATCACCCCGGTCACCGTCGTCACCCGCAAGGGGACCGAGGTGGTCGACACCGACGAGCAGCCGGTCAAGGCCGATCCGGCCAAGATCCCGACCCTGCGCCCGGCCTTCAGCCGCGACGGCGGCGTCACGGCGGCCAACAGCTCGTCGATCAGCGACGGCGCCGCCGCCCTGGTCATGACTCGCGAGAGCGTCGCCAAGGCGCTCGGCCTGCCGATCCTGGCCCGCGTGGTCAGCCACGCCGCCCACGCCCACGAGCCGTCCCTGTTCGCCACCGCCCCGGTCCCGGCCATGCGCAAGGCGCTGAAGAAGGCCGGCTGGAGCGTCGAGGATGTCGACCTGTTCGAGATCAACGAGGCCTTCGCCGTCGTGCCGATGGTCGCCCAGCAGGAGCTCGGCTTCGATCCGGACAAGCTGAACGTCAACGGCGGCGCCTGCGCCCTTGGCCACCCGATCGGCGCCTCGGGCGCGCGGATCCTGTGCACCCTGATCTCGGCGCTGCAGGCGCGCGGCAAGACCAAGGGCCTGGCGTCCTTGTGCATCGGCGGCGGCGAAGCCACGGCGATGGCGATCGAGCTGGTCTGAGTTCGGCAACGCCTCCCCCGCAACGCGGGAGAGGATCACGCGTTGGAAATGGCATGACCGACACCTTCCGCCATAACCCCGAACTCAGCCGCTACGAGCTGGAGGTCGACGGCCTGCTGGCCGTGGCCGACTATCAGCGCTCCGGCCACCGGCTGGTGATCCCGCACGTCGAGGCCGATCCGGCCCTGCGTGGAACCGGAGCCGCCGGACGGCTGATGACCAAGGTCGCCGAAACGGCGCGCGCCGAGGGCATGCGGATCACCCCGCTGTGCTCCTACGCGGCCGCCTGGCTGAAGCGGAACGATCCGGACCTGATCGCCTAGGGCTTGGGTGCAGGCGGCGGACTCTCGAAGCTGCCCGCCGGGCCTGGGAACACGACCGGGCTTTCCCAGCCGTCGGCGCTGACCGACGAGACCCCGAAGAAGAAGTCGTCGATCACCAGGTCCTTCAACGTTGTGGTCGTCGCCGCGTCCGGAACCCAGCGGCTGAAGCGCCAGGTCGGATCGGTCGTGCCGCGCCACCACACCCGGTGCCCGGCCGCGCTCGGCGTCGCAGCCCACGAGACCTTGGTGTCCGGGCTGACCGCGCCTGCGATCTTGACGTCCGTCGGCGGCGTCGGGGCCGAGGCCAGGCTGGCCATGGCGATCGTGTTCAGCCGCGTGACCTGAGCCAGATAGTTGAAGTCGACGCCCTCGATCACGTCGCCATAGGGCTTGCCGTTCTCGGTGCGCAGGTTCTGGTGCTGACGGTCGTAGTTCTCGACCGCCTCGGTGACGCGCACGGCCGGATAGCCGGCCTCCAGCACGGGCACCTGGTCCCCGCCCCGGCCGTAGCGGTCGGTGCGATAGACCATCATCACGTCGAAGTTCGTGAGATAGCGGTCGGCCAGGCCGTCCAGGAACCGGGCGAGGTTACGCGACGGGCTGTCGACCTCGCCCCCGTTGTAGCGGCGGCCATTGGCCTGCTCCGGCGTCTCGACGGCCTTGGTGCCTTCGGAGAAGACCCGGACGTGGGTGTTATCCATCAGCCCGCTCTGGCCACGGCTGTTGCCGACGATGTCGTTGTTGAGGTCGGCCTCGACCTTCCAGCCCTGAGCGCGCGCGTAGTCGGCCAGCACCTTACCGCCGTAGAGCCCCTGCTCCTCGCCCGACAGGACCGCGAAAACCAGGGTCGCCGGGAACCTGTGCTTGCTGAGCACCCGCGCCGCCTCGATCACCGCCGCTGTGCCCGAGCCGTCGTCATTGGCCCCCGGCGCGTCGCTGGTGAAATCCATGACGTCCGTGACGCGGCTGTCGATGTGGCCGGCGATGATGATCACCCGGTTCGGATCGCTGGTCCCCTTCTGGATGGCCAGGACGTCCTCCACCACGACGCCGTTGGGCGCGCGCTTGCCGGTGAAGGTCTGCGAGGGCGTCTCGATCGTCAGGCAGCCGCCGCAGTCCTTGGAGATCGCCTCGAAGCGGGCCTTGGTCCAGCGGCGAGCCGCCCCGATGCCGCGCTTGTCCGACTTGGTGTCCGACAGGGTGTGGCGGGTGCCGAAACCGACCAGCGCGCGGATCGTGCTCTCCAGCGCCTTGGGATCGACGTCGGCGGCGATGGTCCGCAGCAGGGGCTGGTCTGTGGTCGGCGCCGGCGTTTCCGCATGGGCGACGCCCGCGGCCATCAGGCTAGCGGCGAGGACGAGAGACAGGCGCATCGTAGCTCCGGAGGCAGCGCGAATTCGAGGCGCGCACGTTTCCGGCCAAGTTCGTCCGGCGCAAGCCCTTTTCAGCCCTTGGCCCGCCGCTCCGCCATGAAGGCCACGCGGTCCAGCACCTCGGGTCCGGCGGCGGGACCCGGCGTGTAGGCGAAGTTGGCCTCCGTGATCGGCTTGCCGCTGATCCGGTCGACCATGATCGGCTCGGCGGCCAGGCCCGTCTCGCGGTCGACCAACTGGCCGGCCACGCCCTCGACGGCGAAGTGGCGATTGCCGAAGGCCAGCATGGCCGTCAGCACCGACCCGAAGTCGCGGCCCAGGTCCGTCAGCCGATATTCGTAGCGCGGCGGCCGCTCACTGTAGGCGCGCTTCTCAAGAAGTTTGTTTTCGACAAGCCCGGCCAGCCGTTTCGTCAGAATGTTCGGCGCGACACCCAGGCTCTTCTCGAACTGGTCGAAGCGGGTCAGCCCCTGGGCCGCGTCGCGCAGGATTAGAAGGGTCCAATGGTCGCCCACCCGCTCCAGCGTGCGGCCGACCGGACATTGGGTGGCGGGGCGCTCAGATTTGCTCATGACAAAAGATTTGGGCGGTCACTTGCGAAAAGCAAGTTACCCCATAGCTAGAGGACAAGCCGGACCGCTGGGGCCTCGGCCAACGATTTGAGGAACCACACCATGAGCGACAACACCAGCAAAGGCTCGGCCCTGATCACCGGCGCCTCGACCGGCATCGGCGCGACCTATGCCGACCGCCTGGCCAAGCGTGGCTACGACCTGATCCTGGTCGCCCGCGACGAGGCTCGCCTGAACGCGGTGGCCGAGCGCCTGCGCAGCCAGACCGGCGTCAAGGTCGAGGTCATCAAGGCCGACCTGACCGAAAAGGCCGACCTGCTGAAGCTCGAGCAGCGCTTGGCCAGCGACACGTCGATCACGGCCCTGATCAACAACGCGGGCGTCGCGGGCGCCAACGACTTCGTGGCGACCGACCCCGACGCGTTCGAGAAGATGATCCAGCTGAACGTCACGGCCGTGACCCGCCTGGCGGCGGCGGCGGCCCGCAACTTCGTGCCGCGCAATACGGGCACGATCGTCAACCTGGCCTCGGTGGTGGGGCTGATCCCGGAACTGGGCATGCCGGTCTACGGCGCGACCAAGGCCTTCGTGACCTATCTGACGCAGGGCCTGCGCGTCCAGTTCGCCAACTCGGCCGTGCGCCTACAGGCGGTGCTGCCGGGCGCCACGCGCACCGAGATCTGGGAGCGCTCGGGCTCGGACATCGACGCGATGGATCCGGACACGATCATGGACGTCGACGACATGGTCGACGCCGCGCTGGCGGGCTTCGACCAGGGCGAGCTGGTGACGATCCCCTCGCTGCCCGACGCCGCCGACTGGAACGGCGCGCTGGCCGCCAAGGCCAAGCTCTATCCGAACCTGTCGCGTCGCGAGCCGGCGGCTCGCCTCAAGACGGCTTAAGATCGGAAAACTCGCCGGCGCGGCGCTCACTCCCGCGCCGGCGAGTCCGCCCTGAGGTCTTCCACTGGGTTGATGCCGCCCAGTGAGAGGCCTCCGGAACTCGAAAAACTAGCTGAGCACCATCACCACGACGCGGCGGTTCTGGGCCCGGCCCTCACGCGTTTCGTTGGGGGCGACCGGGGCGTCCTGGCCGTACGAGATCGTCGCCATGCGGTTCAGGGCGACGCCGTGCTGGCTGAGGAACTTGCGCACGGTTTCCGCGCGCTTCTCGCCGAGCTCGTCGTTGTATTCCTTGGATCCAGAATTGTCGGTGTGGCCCTGGATTTCCAGGTAGACGTTCTTGTTGTCGGCCTTCAGCTTCTCGGTGAATTCCGACAGGCGCTGCTCCGCTTCTGGCGAGAGGTTCGCGGCGTTGACCGGGAACTTGACGGAGTCGTCGCTGAGCACCAGGGCGTACTGGAACTTGCCCTCGGCCAGCTTGCCGGCGGCGATGGCGCGGTCCAGGGCGTCCTTGGAGGTCTTGTCCAGTTCGCCGATCTGGGTGTCGTGAGCGCTGACCCGCGTCTCGACCTGGCCGACCTGCTGGTTGACGAACTTCTTGGTCGCGCAGCCGCTGACCGACAGGCCGCCCATCACCAGGGCGGCGGCGACCATCATTGTCTTGGTGCTTGCTATCATTGTTTGGGTCTCGTCCGTAGAATGGGGCTGCGAGGCGTCCTGCAACGCTCGCAGCCTCAAATCGGACAGCAGAACTTGACCAAAGATGGGCGCGATTCCGGCGCTCCTAGGTCAAGCCAGCCCCTTGATACTCAAGCTTATTTCGCGGACTTCTATAACGCGCGCAAGCGCCGTGTCCGGAGTTTGGTTCCGCAGTTTTTTAGTTTTCAGAAAGACCACAAATCCACGCCTCGAAGGCTCGCAAGGCCGGAGTCGGCGCCTTGGATTTCAGCCAGGTCAGCCAATAGCGGCCCGCGCCCACCTGAGTCTCGAACGGCCGGATCAGCCGTCCTTCCTGCAGGTGACGCTCGAACATCATCGGCGGCGCCAGGGCCACGCCGGCGCCTTGCAAGGCCGCCTCGACCATGACCCAGGAGCTGTCGAACACCGGCCCTCGGATCGGCGGCGGCGACAGGCCCGCGGCGGCGAACCAGTCCGGCCAGTCGGCGGCGCGGTAGCTGCGCAGCAGGGTCTCGCCGAACAGATCGGTGGGGTCCGAAAGCCGCTCCGCCAGGGCGGGTGAACACAGCGGGCTCATCGGCGCTTCGAACAGCGGCGCGGCCTCGGTGCCGTGCCAGGCCCCGTCGCCGAAGCGCACCGCGCAGTCCAGCCCTTCGCCCGCCAAGTCGGTGCGGTTGTTGTTGGTGAAGATCCGCAGATCCACGAACGGATGCGCCTCGCGGAAGGCCGGCAGGCGCGGCAGCAGCCAGCCGACCGCGAACGTGCCCACGACCCCGACGCTGAGCACCTCCAGCACCCGGCCGCCCTCGAACCGCGCCAGCACGTCGCCCAGCTTGTCAAATGAGTCCCGCACGCTGGGCAGCAGGGCCAGGCCCTCGTCGGTCAGGGCCAGGCCGCGCGGCAGGCGGCGGAACAGCGCCGCGCCCAGCCGGGCCTCCAGGCCCTTAACCTGATGGCTGACGGCGGCCTGAGTCACGCACAGCTCGATCGCGGCGCGGGTGAACGACAGGTGGCGGGCCGAGGCCTCGAAGGCGCGCAGGGCGTTCAACGGCAGTTGGGCGCGGCTCATTCAGGATGACCCTAGCTGAACTAATGGCTCCGCCAAGGTATCGTCGTTTGCGGGCAACACCAGCCTTGGGCAGGTTTGGCGGGCAAGGAGACCCCCACAATGGTTAATCGCCGCGATTTTCTAACGGCCCTGGCGGCCGCGCCCGTTGTCATGCCCGCGTTTTCCCCAGGCCGCTCGAACGCTGCGGTCTTCGCCAGCCCGCCGCCTTCCGCCCTTAACTCACGTATTAACGAATTGGAGCAACGCAGCGGCGGCCGCCTGGGCGTGGCGGTGCTGGACACCCACGATGGCCGCCGGTTCGCCTGGCGCGGCGACGAACGCTTCCGCATGTGCAGCACCTTCAAGATGCCGCTGGCCGCCGCGATCCTGCGCCGCGTCGACCAGGGCCGCGAGCGCCTCGACCGCCGGGTGACCTATGGCCGCGAGGTCCTGATGGGCAATTCGCCGGTGGTCGAGAAGCACCTCGACCGGGGCATGACCATCGGCGAACTCTGCGCGGCGACCATCACCTACAGCGATAACGCCGCCGCCAACCTGCTGCTGGACGCGCTGGGCGCGCCCACGGATCTCACCCGCTTCCTGCGGGCGCTGGGCGACCAGACCACCCGCTGCGACCGCCGCGAGCCCGAGCTCAACACCGGCGCGCCCGACGATCCGCGCGACACCACCACCCCGACGGCCATCGCCGAGACCTGGAAGACCCTGCTGACCACCGACACCCTTTCGGCGGCCTCCCGCAAACAACTGACCGCCTGGGTCGTGGCCAATCGCACCGGCGGCAAGCGCCTGCGGGCCGGCCTGCCGCGCAGCTGGACCGTCGGCGACAAGACCGGCAACAACGGCCAGGATCAGACCAACGACATCGCGGTGATCTGGCCGCCGAAGCGCAAGCCGCTGTTCGTCGCGGCGTTTCATGACCAGGGCTCGGCGGATGACGACGTCCGTAGCGCGGTGCTGGCGGATGTGGCGCGGGCCGTCGTGAGCGCGGGGTTCGGCGTCTAGAACGTCTCGCCGACCAGTTTCTCGCTCAGCGCCCACAAGGCCTGGGCCCTGGCGGGGTCGAGGGCGTAGCCGCGAACGCCATTGCGAAGCTCCGAGGCGTCCTCGACCGGCTGGGCCAGGTGGCAATCCTCGCAGTACAGGCCGCCGACCGCGTCGATCGGGGCCACGACGCCGGCCCAGACGCTGGTCGCCGCGCCTTGAGGGATGGTCTTCAATTCGAAGGCGGCGAGGCCCTTGGCCTGGGCCTCGGCGTTCAGCTGATCGACCATGCCCTGGATAAAGGCCGGGTCCAGGTGGCGGGACAGCTCGGTGTGGATGCCGCCCGGATGCACGGCCACGGCGCGCACGCCGCGCGCCGTGTGGCGACGGTCGAACTCGACGGCGAACAGGATGTTGGCGGTCTTGGAGCGGCCATAGGCTCCGAATGGCGTGTACTCGGTCGTCTCGAAGTTCGGATCCTCGAGATTGACGTCCGAGAAGCGGTGCCCCGCCGAGGCCAGCGACACCACCCGCGACCCGGCCTTAAGCAGGCTGGCGATGCGGTTGATGAACGTGAAGTGGCCCAGATGGTTGGTCCCGAACTGGGTCTCGAAGCCGTCGGCGGTCTTGCCCTGCGGCGTGGCCATGACGCCGGCATTGGCGATGATCAGATCGAAGGCGCGACCCTCGGCCACCAGGGCGGCGGCGGCGGCGCGGACGCTAGCCAGGCTGGCCAGGTCCAGTTCGATCAATTGCAGCGAGCCGCCGCTCTGGGCTGCCGCTTCGCGGACGACGGCAGTCGCGCTCTCGGCCTTGGCCAGGTCGCGGGCCGCGCCGACCACATCGGCGCCGTGGGCCGCCAGGGCGCGGGCGGTCTCGACGCCCAGGCCGGCCGAGACGCCGGTGACCAGCACGCGCTTGCCCTTGAGGTCGACGCCGGAGAGGACGTCGTCGGTCGTGGATTTGGCGCCGAATGGGTTGCTCATGACTCTCTCGATCCCTTGCAGGGTTGTTGTCCGAGCCGATCCGGAGGATTAAATGGAGGAAGGCTCCGGATACATATTCGGAGGTAGCCTCCGTTTTTCAAGGTCGATGTCCGAAGATTCTGAAATCCCGGTGGCCAAGGCCGCCCGCAAGCCCCGCGCCGACAGCCTGCGCAACCGCGACCTGCTGCTCGCGGCGGCCAAGGCGGCCTTTGGTGAGACGGGGGCCGAGGCGCCTCTGGAGGATATCGCACGGCGAGCCGGCGTGGGCATCGGCACGCTCTACCGCCACTTCCCCACCCGCGAGGCGCTGGTGGCGGCGGTCTATTCCCGGGAGCTGGACCAACTGGCGAACGCGGCCGACGACCTGCTGGCGCGGCGGCCGGGAGGCGAGGCGCTGGAGGCATGGCTGGATCTGCTGATCGACTACATGGCCACCAAGCGCGTGGTGGCCCCGGCCCTGCGCGCCGATCCGGGCGAGGGCTCGCGGCTCTATGCCAGCGCCAGCGCGACCATCCTGCCGGCCCTGAAGCGCCTGACCGAAACCGCCCACGCCGCCGGCGACATCCGCGCGGACATCGGCTTCGAGGACATTCTGCGCATGATGAGCGGCCTCAGCCTCGGCTATGAGCAACCCGGCTGGGACATTGGCGCGCGACGCCTGCTCAGCGTGATGATGGCGGGACTGCGGGCGAGGTAAGTCTTCAAAGTCTCATCCCCCATTGCCGGTGTCGCAGCGGACGGATGCGGCGCTCCCTAAACTCAACCTTGGAACGTATTTTAAGATATATACTCTTTAAAATTGACCTGGGGTAAAACAGCCCTATAGGTTGCACCTCGCAATATGCGCTTTGCAGTTGCATTATTGGCAGCCGCCCGCTCAGGGCGAACAGGGGTGAAGAACATGTCTTCGAGCCAAGTCATCGAGAAAGCCGACGCCGTCACGCTGGACTCCCTGCAACAGAGCGCCCTGGCGCGCCACCAGGAGAAGATCCAGTCGATCAAGGCCTTCGCGGCCGCCAACCCGGAACATCCGTACACGCTGGCCAACAGAAGCGTGTTGGAACTGGCCGATACCGACAGCTCGTGGGACGCAGCCGGCATACTGAGCATGTCGGGCGCCCTGTGGTGGGCCCTAAACCTGACCCTCGACCTCGCGCCGCCGCACGTCGTCATCTTCAACGCGACGGGCGGCCCCGACTGGGACATCGCGCTCTTCACTTCCAGCGTGTTCGGCTATTTCCTGGTCGATCCCTCGACCCTGCACGGAACCTATGACTTCCGCATGCAGGCGGTCGCCGGCGTCGATGGCGAGGTCTCGATCGATCTCTATCAGACCAACGGCACGCAGATCGGCTCGTTCGCCGGCGTGGTGCTGGGCGTTTCTCTCAGCAAGCTCAGCGGCTCGGGCACGATCACCTATAAGTAGGCGTCGGCCGCGCTCCCGCGTTTCGGCGCGGGAGCGTTACGCCCCCTCCTCGTCCACATAGATCACCACCGGCTTGCCCCGCGATAGCGGCTCCCAGCCGGCCTCAATGGCCGAGGCGATGGCTTTCGCCACGGTGCGCTCAGGAACCTGAGACGGTTTCAGCGGCGGGGCGCTGAACTTGGGCTTGGGGCCGGGCGGGAACTCGATCAGCGCCTCGCGCTGGCCTTCCTTGTGACGGACGGCCAGCACCTTGCCGTGCCGCTCCGACGGGTCGTAGTTCCACTGCGGCAGGCGGTGCAGACGCCAGACATAGGGGTCTCCATCGACCTCGATGTCGAACTCGACGGTGAGCTTGGTGGTTTTGGCCATGCGGGGGAATACCCCGACACGCGCTCAAGAAAAAGGGCCGCCCTTTCGGAGCGGCCCTTCTTGGTCTTACTGCAGCGTCGCCTTGCCGAACGACAACTGCCCATCGGCGACCCCGACGGCGATGACGCCGCCGTCCTCGATCTCGCCGGCCAGCAGCTTGCGGGCGATCGGGTCGATCAGCTCCTTCTGGATCACGCGCTTCAAGGGTCGCGCGCCGTAGACCGGGTCGTAGCCCTTGTCGGCGATCCAGTTCAGGGCCTCGGCGTCGATGGCCAGGGCCATGCGACGGTCGGCCAGCAGCTTCTCCACCCGCTTCAGCTGGATCGTGACGATGTCGCCCATGTGCGCGCGCGACAGGCGCTTGAACAGGATGATCTCGTCGATCCGGTTGAGGAACTCGGGGCGGAAGTGGCCGCGCACCATGTTCATGACCATCGGCCGGACGGCTTCCACGTCTTCGCCCTCTTCCTGGTTGGCCAGGAATTCGGCGCCGAGGTTGCTGGTCATGATGATCAGCGTGTTGCGGAAGTCGACCGTGCGGCCCTGGCCGTCGGTCAGGCGACCATCGTCCAGCACCTGCAGCAGCACGTTGAAGACGTCCGGGTGGGCCTTCTCGATCTCGTCGAACAGCACCACCTGGTACGGACGCCGGCGGACCGCCTCCGTCAGCGCCCCGCCCTCGTCGTAGCCGACATAGCCGGGAGGCGCGCCGATCAGGCGGCTGACCGAGTGCTTTTCCATATATTCGGACATGTCCATCCGGGTGATGGCGTGCTCGTCGGCGAACAGGAACTCGGCCAGGCTCTTGGTCAGCTCGGTCTTGCCCACGCCCGTAGGGCCTAGGAACAGGAAGCTGCCGATCGGCTTGGTCGGGTCGTGCAGGCCGGCCCGCGCGCGGCGGACGGCGTCGGACACGGCGGCCAGCGCCTCGTCCTGGCCGACCACGCGACCGCGCAGCTCGTCCTCCATCTTCAGCAGCTTCTCGCGCTCGCCTTCCAGCATCTTCTCGACCGGGACGCCGGTCCAGCGGCTGACAACGGCGGCGATCTGCTCGGCGTCGACGACTTCCGGCGTCAGGGCCTGGGTGTCGCCCTGCTCGGCCTCGGCCAGGCGGCGCTCCAGGGCCGGGATCTCGCCATACTGGATCTGGCCGGCGCGGGCGAAGTCGCCGGCGCGCTGGGCGTTGGCGAGATCGGCGCGCAGACGGTCGAGGGCTTCACGCGCTTGCGCCGCGCCGCCGGCCTTGTCCTTCTCGGCCTTCCACTTGGCGGTCATCTCGTCGCTGCGGAACTGCAGGTCGTCGATCTCGACCTCAAGGTTCTCCAGGCGGTGCTTGGACGCGGCGTCGGTTTCCTTCGACAGGGCCTCGCGCTCGATCTTCAGCTGCACCAGGCGGCGGTCGATCTCGTCCAGCTCTTCCGGCTTGCTGTCGATCGCCATGCGCACGCGGCTGGAGGCCTCGTCCATCAGGTCGATCGCCTTGTCCGGCAGGAAGCGGTCGGCGATGTAGCGGTTGCTGAGCATGGCGGCGGCCACGATGGCGCTGTCGCTGATCCGCACCCCGTGGTGGACCTCGTACTTTTCCTTGAGGCCGCGCAGGATCGAGATGGTGTCCTCGACCGTGGGCTCGCCGACAAAGACCGGCTGGAAGCGACGGGCCAGGGCCGCGTCCTTCTCGACGTGCTTGCGGTACTCGTCCAGCGTGGTGGCGCCGACGCAGTGCAGTTCGCCGCGCGCCAGGGCGGGTTTCAGCAGGTTGGAGGCGTCCATCGCCCCGTCGCCCTTGCCGGCCCCGACCAGGGTGTGCATCTCGTCGATGAACAGGATGATCGAGCCTTCGGCCGCCGTGGTCTCGGCCAGCACGGCCTTCAGGCGCTCCTCGAACTCGCCGCGATATTTCGCGCCAGCGATCAGGCTGCCCATGTCCAGCGACAAGAGCTTCTTGTCCTTCAGGCTCTCGGGCACGTCGCCATTGACAATGCGCAGGGCCAGGCCCTCGACGATGGCGGTCTTGCCGACGCCGGGCTCGCCGATCAGAACGGGGTTGTTCTTGGTGCGGCGCGACAGGACCTGGATCGTGCGGCGGATTTCCTCGTCGCGGCCGATCACGGGGTCCAGCTTGCCGTCGCGGGCGGCCTGGGTCAGGTCGCGGGCGTAGCGCTTGAGGGCCTCATAGCCTTCCTCGGCGTTGGCGCTGTCGGCGGTGCGGCCCTTGCGAATGGCGT contains the following coding sequences:
- a CDS encoding helix-turn-helix domain-containing protein — its product is MSKSERPATQCPVGRTLERVGDHWTLLILRDAAQGLTRFDQFEKSLGVAPNILTKRLAGLVENKLLEKRAYSERPPRYEYRLTDLGRDFGSVLTAMLAFGNRHFAVEGVAGQLVDRETGLAAEPIMVDRISGKPITEANFAYTPGPAAGPEVLDRVAFMAERRAKG
- a CDS encoding GNAT family N-acetyltransferase; amino-acid sequence: MTDTFRHNPELSRYELEVDGLLAVADYQRSGHRLVIPHVEADPALRGTGAAGRLMTKVAETARAEGMRITPLCSYAAAWLKRNDPDLIA
- a CDS encoding LysR family transcriptional regulator, which codes for MSRAQLPLNALRAFEASARHLSFTRAAIELCVTQAAVSHQVKGLEARLGAALFRRLPRGLALTDEGLALLPSVRDSFDKLGDVLARFEGGRVLEVLSVGVVGTFAVGWLLPRLPAFREAHPFVDLRIFTNNNRTDLAGEGLDCAVRFGDGAWHGTEAAPLFEAPMSPLCSPALAERLSDPTDLFGETLLRSYRAADWPDWFAAAGLSPPPIRGPVFDSSWVMVEAALQGAGVALAPPMMFERHLQEGRLIRPFETQVGAGRYWLTWLKSKAPTPALRAFEAWICGLSEN
- a CDS encoding acetyl-CoA C-acyltransferase, which translates into the protein MSASDPVVIVAYARTPMGGFQGALGGVKATELGATAVKAAIERAGVAGDKVEQIFMGCVLPAGLGQAPARQAALGAGLPLSVEATTVNKMCGSGMQAAIMAHDALKAGSVDVVVAGGMESMTGAPYLMSKHRGGARIGHDQLWDSMYLDGLEDAYTPGKLMGAFAEDTAAQYQFTREAMDDYATKGLMKAKAAVESGAFKAEITPVTVVTRKGTEVVDTDEQPVKADPAKIPTLRPAFSRDGGVTAANSSSISDGAAALVMTRESVAKALGLPILARVVSHAAHAHEPSLFATAPVPAMRKALKKAGWSVEDVDLFEINEAFAVVPMVAQQELGFDPDKLNVNGGACALGHPIGASGARILCTLISALQARGKTKGLASLCIGGGEATAMAIELV
- a CDS encoding SDR family NAD(P)-dependent oxidoreductase, whose translation is MSNPFGAKSTTDDVLSGVDLKGKRVLVTGVSAGLGVETARALAAHGADVVGAARDLAKAESATAVVREAAAQSGGSLQLIELDLASLASVRAAAAALVAEGRAFDLIIANAGVMATPQGKTADGFETQFGTNHLGHFTFINRIASLLKAGSRVVSLASAGHRFSDVNLEDPNFETTEYTPFGAYGRSKTANILFAVEFDRRHTARGVRAVAVHPGGIHTELSRHLDPAFIQGMVDQLNAEAQAKGLAAFELKTIPQGAATSVWAGVVAPIDAVGGLYCEDCHLAQPVEDASELRNGVRGYALDPARAQALWALSEKLVGETF
- a CDS encoding helix-turn-helix domain-containing protein, whose product is MGRTADYTNERCSVAATLEVVGDPWTLLILRDAFAGVKRFEQWQERLGVARNVLAARLKTLVAHGVMETRRYSERPPRHEYWLTHKGLALSPVLLTMAEWGDRHIYGRDKSPNMFRHKTCGCAFHPVLACEACGDVVQLRDLERTMQEDSLLTVGEALEASKIAAE
- a CDS encoding OmpA family protein, with the protein product MIASTKTMMVAAALVMGGLSVSGCATKKFVNQQVGQVETRVSAHDTQIGELDKTSKDALDRAIAAGKLAEGKFQYALVLSDDSVKFPVNAANLSPEAEQRLSEFTEKLKADNKNVYLEIQGHTDNSGSKEYNDELGEKRAETVRKFLSQHGVALNRMATISYGQDAPVAPNETREGRAQNRRVVVMVLS
- a CDS encoding SDR family oxidoreductase, which gives rise to MSDNTSKGSALITGASTGIGATYADRLAKRGYDLILVARDEARLNAVAERLRSQTGVKVEVIKADLTEKADLLKLEQRLASDTSITALINNAGVAGANDFVATDPDAFEKMIQLNVTAVTRLAAAAARNFVPRNTGTIVNLASVVGLIPELGMPVYGATKAFVTYLTQGLRVQFANSAVRLQAVLPGATRTEIWERSGSDIDAMDPDTIMDVDDMVDAALAGFDQGELVTIPSLPDAADWNGALAAKAKLYPNLSRREPAARLKTA
- the bla gene encoding class A beta-lactamase produces the protein MVNRRDFLTALAAAPVVMPAFSPGRSNAAVFASPPPSALNSRINELEQRSGGRLGVAVLDTHDGRRFAWRGDERFRMCSTFKMPLAAAILRRVDQGRERLDRRVTYGREVLMGNSPVVEKHLDRGMTIGELCAATITYSDNAAANLLLDALGAPTDLTRFLRALGDQTTRCDRREPELNTGAPDDPRDTTTPTAIAETWKTLLTTDTLSAASRKQLTAWVVANRTGGKRLRAGLPRSWTVGDKTGNNGQDQTNDIAVIWPPKRKPLFVAAFHDQGSADDDVRSAVLADVARAVVSAGFGV
- a CDS encoding M20/M25/M40 family metallo-hydrolase, with the protein product MRLSLVLAASLMAAGVAHAETPAPTTDQPLLRTIAADVDPKALESTIRALVGFGTRHTLSDTKSDKRGIGAARRWTKARFEAISKDCGGCLTIETPSQTFTGKRAPNGVVVEDVLAIQKGTSDPNRVIIIAGHIDSRVTDVMDFTSDAPGANDDGSGTAAVIEAARVLSKHRFPATLVFAVLSGEEQGLYGGKVLADYARAQGWKVEADLNNDIVGNSRGQSGLMDNTHVRVFSEGTKAVETPEQANGRRYNGGEVDSPSRNLARFLDGLADRYLTNFDVMMVYRTDRYGRGGDQVPVLEAGYPAVRVTEAVENYDRQHQNLRTENGKPYGDVIEGVDFNYLAQVTRLNTIAMASLASAPTPPTDVKIAGAVSPDTKVSWAATPSAAGHRVWWRGTTDPTWRFSRWVPDAATTTTLKDLVIDDFFFGVSSVSADGWESPVVFPGPAGSFESPPPAPKP